In Phragmites australis chromosome 24, lpPhrAust1.1, whole genome shotgun sequence, the following are encoded in one genomic region:
- the LOC133908018 gene encoding homeobox-leucine zipper protein HOX8-like isoform X2 has product MKRPTCRGSSAATQETTDQQEESCRYMERQGLDGDGTATADRDDVVAGAYDDEDEDLAGSRGGLGEKKRRLAADQVRALERSFEADNKLDPERKASIARDLSLHPRQVAVWFQNRRARWKTKQIERDFAALRARHDALRLECDALRCDKDALAVEIRELREKVETQMAVKLEAGEEMPPTAAGTTTAAARVYKDGSTDSDSSAVFNEEASPYSGAAFDHHPSFTGFMPFLDSSSALSSSFPSLYHGSAHLDQEADGILGGAGFFAEEYGSGLGSWYGGEGW; this is encoded by the exons ATGAAGAGGCCCACCTGCAGAGGCTCCTCAGCGGCCACCCAAGAAACCACAGATCAACAAG AAGAGAGCTGCAGGTACATGGAGCGGCAAGGACTCGACGGCGACGGCACGGCCACGGCTGATCGCGACGACGTAGTGGCCGGGGCgtacgacgacgaggacgaggatcTCGCGGGGTCACGCGGCGGCCTCGGTGAGAAGAAGCGGCGTCTGGCGGCGGATCAGGTGCGCGCGCTGGagcggagcttcgaggcggACAACAAGCTGGACCCGGAACGAAAGGCCAGCATCGCGCGGGACCTCAGCCTCCACCCGCGCCAGGTCGCGGTGTGGTTCCAGAACCGTCGCGCGCGCTGGAAGACCAAGCAGATCGAGCGCGACTTCGCGGCCCTGCGCGCGCGCCACGACGCGCTACGCCTCGAGTGCGACGCACTCCGCTGCGACAAGGACGCACTCGCTGTCGAG ATAAGGGAACTGAGGGAGAAGGTGGAGACGCAGATGGCCGTGAAGCTGGAGGCCGGGGAGGAGATGccgccgacggcggcggggacAACAACCGCCGCCGCCAGGGTGTACAAGGACGGTTCGACTGACAGCGATTCGAGCGCCGTGTTCAACGAGGAAGCGTCGCCGTACTCCGGCGCTGCCTTCGACCACCATCCGAGCTTCACGGGGTTCATGCCGTTCTTGGACTCCTCGAGCGCGCTGAGCTCATCTTTCCCATCCCTGTACCACGGGTCGGCGCATTTGGACCAGGAAGCAGATGGGATCCTCGGCGGCGCCGGTTTCTTCGCGGAGGAGTACGGCAGCGGCCTCGGTAGCTGGTACGGCGGTGAGGGTTGGTAG
- the LOC133908018 gene encoding homeobox-leucine zipper protein HOX8-like isoform X1, which yields MKRPTCRGSSAATQETTDQQGIIAHTRCIKICSSDSDLPEESCRYMERQGLDGDGTATADRDDVVAGAYDDEDEDLAGSRGGLGEKKRRLAADQVRALERSFEADNKLDPERKASIARDLSLHPRQVAVWFQNRRARWKTKQIERDFAALRARHDALRLECDALRCDKDALAVEIRELREKVETQMAVKLEAGEEMPPTAAGTTTAAARVYKDGSTDSDSSAVFNEEASPYSGAAFDHHPSFTGFMPFLDSSSALSSSFPSLYHGSAHLDQEADGILGGAGFFAEEYGSGLGSWYGGEGW from the exons ATGAAGAGGCCCACCTGCAGAGGCTCCTCAGCGGCCACCCAAGAAACCACAGATCAACAAG GCATAATCGCACATACGAGATGTATAAAAATATGTTCTAGTGATTCTGATTTGCCAG AAGAGAGCTGCAGGTACATGGAGCGGCAAGGACTCGACGGCGACGGCACGGCCACGGCTGATCGCGACGACGTAGTGGCCGGGGCgtacgacgacgaggacgaggatcTCGCGGGGTCACGCGGCGGCCTCGGTGAGAAGAAGCGGCGTCTGGCGGCGGATCAGGTGCGCGCGCTGGagcggagcttcgaggcggACAACAAGCTGGACCCGGAACGAAAGGCCAGCATCGCGCGGGACCTCAGCCTCCACCCGCGCCAGGTCGCGGTGTGGTTCCAGAACCGTCGCGCGCGCTGGAAGACCAAGCAGATCGAGCGCGACTTCGCGGCCCTGCGCGCGCGCCACGACGCGCTACGCCTCGAGTGCGACGCACTCCGCTGCGACAAGGACGCACTCGCTGTCGAG ATAAGGGAACTGAGGGAGAAGGTGGAGACGCAGATGGCCGTGAAGCTGGAGGCCGGGGAGGAGATGccgccgacggcggcggggacAACAACCGCCGCCGCCAGGGTGTACAAGGACGGTTCGACTGACAGCGATTCGAGCGCCGTGTTCAACGAGGAAGCGTCGCCGTACTCCGGCGCTGCCTTCGACCACCATCCGAGCTTCACGGGGTTCATGCCGTTCTTGGACTCCTCGAGCGCGCTGAGCTCATCTTTCCCATCCCTGTACCACGGGTCGGCGCATTTGGACCAGGAAGCAGATGGGATCCTCGGCGGCGCCGGTTTCTTCGCGGAGGAGTACGGCAGCGGCCTCGGTAGCTGGTACGGCGGTGAGGGTTGGTAG
- the LOC133908018 gene encoding homeobox-leucine zipper protein HOX8-like isoform X3, giving the protein MERQGLDGDGTATADRDDVVAGAYDDEDEDLAGSRGGLGEKKRRLAADQVRALERSFEADNKLDPERKASIARDLSLHPRQVAVWFQNRRARWKTKQIERDFAALRARHDALRLECDALRCDKDALAVEIRELREKVETQMAVKLEAGEEMPPTAAGTTTAAARVYKDGSTDSDSSAVFNEEASPYSGAAFDHHPSFTGFMPFLDSSSALSSSFPSLYHGSAHLDQEADGILGGAGFFAEEYGSGLGSWYGGEGW; this is encoded by the exons ATGGAGCGGCAAGGACTCGACGGCGACGGCACGGCCACGGCTGATCGCGACGACGTAGTGGCCGGGGCgtacgacgacgaggacgaggatcTCGCGGGGTCACGCGGCGGCCTCGGTGAGAAGAAGCGGCGTCTGGCGGCGGATCAGGTGCGCGCGCTGGagcggagcttcgaggcggACAACAAGCTGGACCCGGAACGAAAGGCCAGCATCGCGCGGGACCTCAGCCTCCACCCGCGCCAGGTCGCGGTGTGGTTCCAGAACCGTCGCGCGCGCTGGAAGACCAAGCAGATCGAGCGCGACTTCGCGGCCCTGCGCGCGCGCCACGACGCGCTACGCCTCGAGTGCGACGCACTCCGCTGCGACAAGGACGCACTCGCTGTCGAG ATAAGGGAACTGAGGGAGAAGGTGGAGACGCAGATGGCCGTGAAGCTGGAGGCCGGGGAGGAGATGccgccgacggcggcggggacAACAACCGCCGCCGCCAGGGTGTACAAGGACGGTTCGACTGACAGCGATTCGAGCGCCGTGTTCAACGAGGAAGCGTCGCCGTACTCCGGCGCTGCCTTCGACCACCATCCGAGCTTCACGGGGTTCATGCCGTTCTTGGACTCCTCGAGCGCGCTGAGCTCATCTTTCCCATCCCTGTACCACGGGTCGGCGCATTTGGACCAGGAAGCAGATGGGATCCTCGGCGGCGCCGGTTTCTTCGCGGAGGAGTACGGCAGCGGCCTCGGTAGCTGGTACGGCGGTGAGGGTTGGTAG